tataatataaatataaattaagctcaactaTTTTAAGCATATGTgttgattaaaacaaaacattattttgacttgtccctccttttcctaaacaaaaaaaaaaacaaaaatctggattacagtgaggcacttacaatgtaagtgaagggGGCCCATTTTTGAAGGGTTTGAAAGGCCGAAATGTGAAtctaataattttattaaagcactaacattaattcttctgttaaaacttgtgtattatttgagctgtaaagttgtttaaattgttgcttttacagtcgttttagggtgtTCTGCGTTACATTggcatggcaacgaagttgtaaaattgggaaTAACTCTACACACAATACATAGAAAAGTAAGCGATTTTCATccctctaaaatcatgttaacattcatATTGTTTACGTCCTACGGCAATACCTTTGAAACggcgagtattttaatgtttacggatttgtccaattcacttccattgtaagtgcctcactacaactcttttttgttctgttttgattattgttcattttaaagaaaaggagggacgagtcaaaataattttttgttgtaatcaacacaTATAccgtcaattgagcttaacttgtattgaactcgtaatattcctttaacaacacactttgattaacacacacaaacaaacacagaggtTATGAGGTATTAGGGATGTCCTGTTTCATCACATTTCTTAGAATTCAAAAGGACACTATTAACTACAGTATTTGAGTACCTGACACTATATAATTTTGGGACGTTGGGATGCAGTGTGACAAGctaaactccatctaaaactattttaaacagcattttgctaacaCGTCTATTATTATGCATGCCGTTTTTATGACAATATTAactgagactacatggaatatttgtacttgtatAAATTCTTGAAACACCTCAaaagttattttaatttaaaatgaaccaATGACGGCAAAATGGTgattgaaatgaaaaataaaaaataaaaataaaatggtgaccagtcacagcacctaGAAAATACACTTCATATAcatgaatatactgtaaatgtataaatacattttaacctaaagtcttgatattgtaaaatatatatatatatatatatatatatatatatacacacatatatatatacacacacacacacaccatccagTAAtccatataagtaatccataatgAAAAACAAGTGGATTAACATCTAAAACAACTCACAGTCTCTTTGTCCATCCTGCTTCTCTGGAGGTTGTCACTAGAGAGCACTGCTGAAGTCATATAATCTTGTACCGCTTTACCCACAAAAGTAGTCTGTTCCTCCCCAAATGCTGCCCATGAATCCTGACTCTCTTCTATGCCTTCACGTTGTCCAAACGAAGCCCAGTTCTCTTCCTCTCCGACCGCCACACCTCCAAACGGAACCGAGCTAAAGTCAGCAAAACTATCGCTAGGCGGCAACTCTGAACAGAAACCGCCTTCGTCGCCTGCACTGTCTGCAGACTTCTCCTCTTCCTCAGCTGGCTCATATTCCTCCTTGAAGTCTTTCAGGGTGTCCGTGTCACCAAATTCATCATCGGAGGAGCAGCGTGACATTGCCGTGACAAAATCAGCAAATCTTTCCTGGGTTAGAGATTCAGTCTGGCTGAAGTCTGCAAAACCCTGAGTTACATCTCTGAAATCCCCAAAGTCCTCTTCGGCTGTGCGGTCTGTTGGTGTCTCATTAAAGGCCTTAATGTCCTCATTTACCTCCACATCTGAGGATCCATGAATTTCCCTTGTGTCTCTGCTCAGCTGTGTGTCAGAGGTTATATCCATGTCTATTGTGGGGGCTGTCGCTGCCTTGGAAACACCCGTGACACTACAAATAACAAAGTCCTCACTTGAGGAGCCAGCAGCACCTGGAAGTCCCTTATCTTCTGTTCCCTTGTTCTCCTTATGTTCCTGCATACCTTCAGCCTCCTGTACATCTTTACATGGACTAAATGACTGGGAGTCATCACTTAACTCCATTCCCACTCCCATCTCTACAGGTTCAGATTCTTCTTTAGGAGATGAGTTACTGTTAGAGTCTTGCAGGTTGTCTGTTTGGTTAATTTCCTGTGTTCCATCTAACCCATCATCCAGTCCAGAGTTGTTTCTGTTCTCCGTACTTTTTAAGAAGGTGCGCTTAACTTTCTCCTGCTCTGAATGGCCATTACTGAGGTTGTGTCCATCACCTGTGCCATCTAAATTCCGGCCTGTGCTGCTGTGGAATTCAGAGAGCTCCTTCTGTGGGTCAGAGTATGTTACACCATTCGTCAGAATCTCCAATGATTCTTTCTTTATATTCTCAGTGCAACTGTGCACCTCAGTCTCACCTTCTGATGTTTCTAGGTTTGATACCACACAAGGCCGGTGTGCTTCCTCTGATATTTTTCTCTCGTTGGCCCATCTGTTCTTCTCAGATAGAGTGAGATTCTGCACAGATGTGATGTACAAGTCAGGTGGAGAGTCCTCCAGTGCATTTGACTGGTTGAACGTTATGGGCATGTCAAGCTCTGAGAAGCTGCAACTGGCCATCACGCCTCTGTCACCGAAACTGCCAAACTCACCAAACTCATCCTCCTCTTCCTGTTCTGCTGCCTTGTCCAGTGGAGGCAGCGTGGAAGAGTACAAACGGACGACATCGGGCTCCATAGTCCTCTTGTGCCACCTGGGggccacatgcacacacacctagAAAAATAGAGAGATAAGACAGTTTTAGAACACTGTAAAGGATACatagaacataaaacataaaacaccatagtttaaaagaattgttcacTCAGATattaaaattctctgatcatctgctcaccctcatgccatcccagatgactttgtttcttctgctgaacacaaatgaagatttatagaagaatagcTCTTCTAAATTGCAAGTCTAAAAAATGCAGGTGAAAGGTAGTCAGAacaatgaagctccaaaaagcacaaatgcagcataaaagtaatccataagactccagtggttaaattcatgtctccagaagtgatataacaggtgtgggtgagaaaccaccttttttactataaatctccaccttttaccagccccgaccagtaggtggtgatatgcacgaagaatgtgaatcgccaaaaaaacaaaagaagaagaatgtggaagtgaaagttaaagtagagatttatattaaaaaggacttaaatatcgatatgttgctcacccacacctattgtacagcttctgaagaaatggatttagccactggagtatggattacatttatgctgcctttatgtgctttttggagataaaaggttctggtcaccattcacttgcattgtttggacctacagagctgagatatttttcaaaaaatctttgtttgttttctgcataagaaagaaagtcatacacatctgaaatggcctaagggtgagtaaaagatgagagaattttaatttttgggtgaacaattccacAAGCTATAGCCCTCTATAATTCAGCATCCATAGTACAATTTGCACACATATGTCCCAATCATATGTTCTAAACAGTGAATACAACAGCCACATTCACCAGTAGCTTTTTGTCTGGTATTTTGATAAATATACTTTTCGTTTGATAGCTGTGGCCCattaaaatcatcaatttaactGTATTATCTCTCTATGTTTGgtattgtgaacgcaactctactGCTGAACAACTTGCAAAACAAAAACCCTTAAAgaagcccttaaagggatagttcacccaaaaatgaaattgtcaTTATATATTGAAGATGAAAATGAATTGTGACTGGGGCTGTCAGTCCCCAACaatatgcctaacatctccttttgtgttccttagaagaaagaaagtcatatgggtttggaacatcactagggtcagtaaatgattacacaagtttttttttttttttttgtgaaataccCCTTTAACAAAGCCATAAACAAAGTGCCTGGGCAGTGTTGTTGCTACTGACCAATAAAAGGATGAGTGAAAGACTTTATTACATATACATTACTTGGTATTTTGGTTTAACAAGATTTTTATGGTAATTTCAAGGTATTTTATGACTTTTTATGCACTACAAAATAGGAATAACACAAAAACCAAAAATCAGTTGACAGGAAAGAGTAGTCCGCACTACTAGATCAGAAAGCAGCCCATTCATTATTCACTTGAACACAAGACGTAACCTTTCTTTCAATGGCTAAAGCAAGGACATGGTTTAAAGAAAGTTGCAacattttaaacttgtgaatgAGCAGTGAAATGACCAGAAATTATTGACTAGTCCTCAATCGTCAAAGGATAACCATCACATGAGATGATTGAATTGACAAAAGCTACTAATATTTAATGGTTTATTTGCAGATTCATTACCATGGGTCAGAGTTGAATGGTTGTGCAATGGGGAAAATCAATAATACTGGTCATATGCAAATTCATGCTTTAGTAGTTTCTGGTGTTAGGTTCATGTTTCCTTGACTGCAACTGTTTCTGTCATCATTGTAAAAGTGAAAGCAGTTCTGTCTCGCTGCAAAGTGCACGACAGTAATATGAAGTCATAAAATAAACAGGAAGGAGCGCACAGTGCTCAGTACCTGCACTATTTTACACTACTAGTAGCTCTACACTCAGTTCAAACAGAGCTCTACAATCATGTGACAGCTGAATATTAATTCTAGAACTAAGATAAGTTTTTTGCACAATCAGTGTCAACAATTGGAgaatcttaaaggggtcatgacatggggaatacatttttcctggatcttttgacatataaaaggtCTTTGAACTATAAAAATATTCTGTAGATTTCAGAACTCAGAACTTCCTTCTCACTACAAAcaaagcatttgttgaaaccaagctgccaattctctacttcctccatattgtgatgtcacactgtggtagacatttgacCACCTCCCAGAGCGGGATCTAGGGAGGTGCTGGGGTTGGCTTTGCCCCCCCCCCAAATTATACTTACGCCCCCCCAGCACAAATCAAGCAAAGGATCGAATTGTATCATCATTGCATTAGCCTAGCAAAATGCACTGGAACGAAGGTCATGCGAGCACCCCCGTCAACAGAAGACACATTCGCGCATCACCACCACCTGACAGCAGGTCAGTCAAGATCCAAgaaccaatcataacagtgggcatttactgtcaagtcttaaaggagaagcaccACCAAAAGTTAGCTACTATAAGGACAAATATGAAAGTGTTATCTTCTTGGCATGACTTACTGAATTCAGTCTTGAGAAGACAATACAGGCTTATTTTTAGTAAAGAAAGAAACTGTTCGTCAGTCGTCACCCAAAAAAACTTCCTAAGAATGTTAAGACAGCAATTCATGGGTCAGGAATTATCATTTAACTGACACTTTTAGTAATCTGACAGGAGGACAAACTTAAATAGGTCACACAGTGACCTAAATAGCTGCTTCTATGGGTGAGCGCCTGAGTTTATGATGTCTACCTGTTCAGTGTTGCAAAACAAAGTTTTGGCTGGGGCTTCTAATTTTAACCGAGTCCGAAAAGACCTAAAAGTACACTACACAGAAGATCTTTGAATCTGAAAAACCTGTAAGAAAATCTCCCAGCCAATCAGTTAAACAAATGCACACTGCTGTAAATTCTTCAAGCCTATGATTTTAAAGATTTTGCCAACTAGCTAAAACACAAGAGTTTTCTTTACCtcaggcaaacacacacatacacatgcacactgtGTAAACGTTGATATGTTTGAGTCTATTTGAGGGGGTGTAAACTGATGAGGAAACCCAATCCACTCCCTTTGTGCTCTCTGTGCCTCAGACCAAACACTGTCACTGAGGGACACAGTCCCATGCAGTTTCTACCGCCTATATAAAGAcatccaaaaacaaaaatgtaagccTTTTCCTCAATTTAAaagaattttaaatggaaaagaaTTCCCCTTGACATGGCAACCAGTCCGGCAGGACTAGTTTGGGGTACAAATCTACCCCCATGAACAAACTGGAATGACTGCTGTTATCACATTAGGCATCTAGCTCCTCCTGTCCCTGTCCAGCACAGCTTACATGTAAGTGGATTGACAACAACAAGCTGACAGCACATGCAGCACAGTATTCTTACCTTCACCTATCCGCTATGGATGATCATGACGGACACTGAACCTGCTCGAGGACACGTCACACggctcttctcttctctcttcgTTCTCACTGCCAGTTTCAGCACTCATCCGGAGCTCCGTGTCCAACATATGCAAGACCCAGACCTTTATTATCGCCCTACCAGATCACAAATAAGAGATCTACCGCCCCCTGTCTGCGCGGAGCATGACGAAACGACACGGAAAAAGAATGCAATGGAATTatgcaaaaatctggattacagtgaggcacgtacAATAGAAGagaatgaggccaatccgtaaacgttaaaatactaacttttttcaaaaatatagccacaagacgtaaactatatgcgtgttaacatgatttaagtgtgataaaattgcttactaaccagtTCAGTATAGTAACATTATTATCCATAATGTGGAAATTTGTCTTCGGCTTCCTTCACCATAGACATTATAAACACCAACACATCAACAtaaacagcatctaaaaaaaacatgatatgtttatagttatatccagttttacaacttcattgccatgacgatgtaacgccgtAACCCTAATCCTGCAGAAACgaatatttaaacaattttacatctaaaaaaataagttttaacagaagaattaatgtaagggcttttataaaattataagatttacatttctgcctttaaacactccaaacattggccccattcacttccaaagGAGGGATAAGTCGAAATAAAGTTTCTTGGTAataaactttatgccacaaatgctgtagattgaattaaacttgtattgaacccggaataatgAGAAATCTGAATGATATGATTGACAAGCCTGCTTTATAATTTCACAGGACAGTCAACTTTAAACTACAaatgccacaataatgcaaattTAGGCTCTTGCTCTCTGTATTTGTGGTTTGCTTTATATATTGAGCTTTTTATAAAAATCACAAATTCGCAGAAAATCATTACAAAACTGGTAACAAGAAGATGCTTGTCCATTTCATGTCATATCTTGCCATAAATGatatatacactgaaaaaacaaacaaacaaaaaaaaaacgataatttaattagaattgttttggtgttaaaacaattaaattattaaatgaaatcatactctaccttaaccacaatgtatttaaaaatgcattggtttgtatttgcatttaaagtataacttttaaaaataaatataaacaaattgcatataaatataacaattcaaaACAAATACAATCTAAACAACATAGTAAGTTGGCTCCGCCCTCCCTCACGcatctttggttcattggttgacacTGCGTGTCTGATTGACGGGAACAACAGGTGAGGCTGTTAGTCTGAGCAGACAGTCAGAACGAATGTGTGTGCACTTGagcatttaggcctatattatttcatttattttttcgttctttgaattcgttaattctattcatttaaatcttttgattattcatatcttaattttttttattatatatatatatatatatttataaatagatTCGGCTCTTCTGATATGCG
This Myxocyprinus asiaticus isolate MX2 ecotype Aquarium Trade chromosome 20, UBuf_Myxa_2, whole genome shotgun sequence DNA region includes the following protein-coding sequences:
- the LOC127411042 gene encoding aftiphilin-like isoform X3 — its product is MEPDVVRLYSSTLPPLDKAAEQEEEDEFGEFGSFGDRGVMASCSFSELDMPITFNQSNALEDSPPDLYITSVQNLTLSEKNRWANERKISEEAHRPCVVSNLETSEGETEVHSCTENIKKESLEILTNGVTYSDPQKELSEFHSSTGRNLDGTGDGHNLSNGHSEQEKVKRTFLKSTENRNNSGLDDGLDGTQEINQTDNLQDSNSNSSPKEESEPVEMGVGMELSDDSQSFSPCKDVQEAEGMQEHKENKGTEDKGLPGAAGSSSEDFVICSVTGVSKAATAPTIDMDITSDTQLSRDTREIHGSSDVEVNEDIKAFNETPTDRTAEEDFGDFRDVTQGFADFSQTESLTQERFADFVTAMSRCSSDDEFGDTDTLKDFKEEYEPAEEEEKSADSAGDEGGFCSELPPSDSFADFSSVPFGGVAVGEEENWASFGQREGIEESQDSWAAFGEEQTTFVGKAVQDYMTSAVLSSDNLQRSRMDKETTEFSCTFQHLFRSTFPSDVSPEVSGVTEVLTLKAALQAQDAQELRDPSSSFALGNALAIWLHVQDIHGTHGLKFKWAGSHSNRLLLDCLGIRNIQDNAPFHTARSIYVWMEDHQIKTLSLPAQSPDLNPIENLWNVIKRKMDGHKPSNKAELLEFLRQELHKVMCKTAL
- the LOC127411042 gene encoding aftiphilin-like isoform X4 — encoded protein: MEPDVVRLYSSTLPPLDKAAEQEEEDEFGEFGSFGDRGVMASCSFSELDMPITFNQSNALEDSPPDLYITSVQNLTLSEKNRWANERKISEEAHRPCVVSNLETSEGETEVHSCTENIKKESLEILTNGVTYSDPQKELSEFHSSTGRNLDGTGDGHNLSNGHSEQEKVKRTFLKSTENRNNSGLDDGLDGTQEINQTDNLQDSNSNSSPKEESEPVEMGVGMELSDDSQSFSPCKDVQEAEGMQEHKENKGTEDKGLPGAAGSSSEDFVICSVTGVSKAATAPTIDMDITSDTQLSRDTREIHGSSDVEVNEDIKAFNETPTDRTAEEDFGDFRDVTQGFADFSQTESLTQERFADFVTAMSRCSSDDEFGDTDTLKDFKEEYEPAEEEEKSADSAGDEGGFCSELPPSDSFADFSSVPFGGVAVGEEENWASFGQREGIEESQDSWAAFGEEQTTFVGKAVQDYMTSAVLSSDNLQRSRMDKETTEFSCTFQHLFRSTFPSDVSPEVSGVTEVLTLKAALQAQDAQELRDPSSSFALGNALAIWLHVQDIHGTHGLKFKWAGSHSNRLLLDCLGIRNILLTGEKKQPVIVPMFAAGLGMLEPTKESSKSPASPALSPSTPVENGNILYTQVAPSLAVSIDGMSQDGGISELNLDYFGPVDDCNSDSENDTSLPGVDPELYELTTAKIETNTTGQSGADAFTKLMELMEKTRTTARKPDGKDEKLSEEAEKVISLLPDLSFMQGRVLMFPSILTPAANHT
- the LOC127411042 gene encoding aftiphilin-like isoform X2, producing the protein MEPDVVRLYSSTLPPLDKAAEQEEEDEFGEFGSFGDRGVMASCSFSELDMPITFNQSNALEDSPPDLYITSVQNLTLSEKNRWANERKISEEAHRPCVVSNLETSEGETEVHSCTENIKKESLEILTNGVTYSDPQKELSEFHSSTGRNLDGTGDGHNLSNGHSEQEKVKRTFLKSTENRNNSGLDDGLDGTQEINQTDNLQDSNSNSSPKEESEPVEMGVGMELSDDSQSFSPCKDVQEAEGMQEHKENKGTEDKGLPGAAGSSSEDFVICSVTGVSKAATAPTIDMDITSDTQLSRDTREIHGSSDVEVNEDIKAFNETPTDRTAEEDFGDFRDVTQGFADFSQTESLTQERFADFVTAMSRCSSDDEFGDTDTLKDFKEEYEPAEEEEKSADSAGDEGGFCSELPPSDSFADFSSVPFGGVAVGEEENWASFGQREGIEESQDSWAAFGEEQTTFVGKAVQDYMTSAVLSSDNLQRSRMDKETHLFRSTFPSDVSPEVSGVTEVLTLKAALQAQDAQELRDPSSSFALGNALAIWLHVQDIHGTHGLKFKWAGSHSNRLLLDCLGIRNILLTGEKKQPVIVPMFAAGLGMLEPTKESSKSPASPALSPSTPVENGNILYTQVAPSLAVSIDGVDPELYELTTAKIETNTTGQSGADAFTKLMELMEKTRTTARKPDGKDEKLSEEAEKVISLLPDLSFMQGRVLMFPSILTPAANHT
- the LOC127411042 gene encoding aftiphilin-like isoform X1, whose protein sequence is MEPDVVRLYSSTLPPLDKAAEQEEEDEFGEFGSFGDRGVMASCSFSELDMPITFNQSNALEDSPPDLYITSVQNLTLSEKNRWANERKISEEAHRPCVVSNLETSEGETEVHSCTENIKKESLEILTNGVTYSDPQKELSEFHSSTGRNLDGTGDGHNLSNGHSEQEKVKRTFLKSTENRNNSGLDDGLDGTQEINQTDNLQDSNSNSSPKEESEPVEMGVGMELSDDSQSFSPCKDVQEAEGMQEHKENKGTEDKGLPGAAGSSSEDFVICSVTGVSKAATAPTIDMDITSDTQLSRDTREIHGSSDVEVNEDIKAFNETPTDRTAEEDFGDFRDVTQGFADFSQTESLTQERFADFVTAMSRCSSDDEFGDTDTLKDFKEEYEPAEEEEKSADSAGDEGGFCSELPPSDSFADFSSVPFGGVAVGEEENWASFGQREGIEESQDSWAAFGEEQTTFVGKAVQDYMTSAVLSSDNLQRSRMDKETTEFSCTFQHLFRSTFPSDVSPEVSGVTEVLTLKAALQAQDAQELRDPSSSFALGNALAIWLHVQDIHGTHGLKFKWAGSHSNRLLLDCLGIRNILLTGEKKQPVIVPMFAAGLGMLEPTKESSKSPASPALSPSTPVENGNILYTQVAPSLAVSIDGVDPELYELTTAKIETNTTGQSGADAFTKLMELMEKTRTTARKPDGKDEKLSEEAEKVISLLPDLSFMQGRVLMFPSILTPAANHT